The Gemmatimonadota bacterium genomic sequence GGTGGTGTTCAAATATTCTTTTTATCTTAAGAAGTTTTTTAAGACTTAAACAAGGTGTCCCGTTACCTGACCTCGATAATTTGGGTTAAAATGAGGTGATAGAGTGCAGATACCTTCTTCATATCAACCCGGGTATGAAAAAGCACTTCTGACCGATCCCGATCTCGCCAAAACGTACATCCAGCACACGCTGATTGGCGATCCCGATGCCGATGCCCTGATCAATGGATTAGCCGGTATTGACGAGAAGCAACAGGGCGAATTCATCAGGGCTGGGATGGACCTGGATGAGGAAAAACTGCGTGATGCGCCTCAGGCAGTACGGGCGTTTTTTGAGAAGGTCGGGACGCCGCCCGCGTGGTTTGATCCCGAGTCAGTATATCCCGGATGCCGTGGCTTCCAAGCCTATTCAGATCTGTTTCTTACCTCGTTTGTCGTGGATATTATTGTACAGGGTTTCACTACGCTAATCAGCCAATCGTTTTTCACCACAGGAAGGCTGACCGATCAGGGGGTGCGGCGGCTAAAGCAAAATATACTTCACCTCCTGGAAATTATGTTGCCGGGTGGCCTGGAGCGATATGGCGAGGGCTGGAAACTGTCTGTCCGTCTGCGGCTGGTGCATGCACAGGTCAGGCGGCATCTTCTCGCTTCTGAGGAGTGGGACTATGATGCCCACGGCATGCCGATCAGTACTGCCCACATCGCGCTCGCGTCCTGTAATTTCTCCGGGATGCTGTTGCGGTCAGCCACGCGAATTGGCGCACGTCTAAACGATGAAGAACGCGACAGTTTTATGCAGATATGGCGCTATACCGCTCATCTGATGGGTGTGCCCGAGGCACTCTTGTTCAGCAATGAGACCGAAGCCTGTGAAACATACCGCGTGGGTTATATCTGCGAGCCGCCTCCCGGTCTGGAAGCTATTGCTATGGCAAACTCGGTGATTGCCTCGGCTCCTTACGTGATCGGTATTAAAGACGAGAAAGAGCGAGATAATCTATCTGGTTTTGGATACCGCCTTTCCCGAGCGTTGATTGGAGACGAACTCGCCGATCAACTCATGTTCCCCAAAAGTCGGACATCTGGGCCCGGGACACTGGTATATTTGCGGCTGAGGCGCAGAATCCAGGATATCCTCGATGTCCTGCTATGGTGGAGACCGGGTCATCGTACCCAAAGCTTCATGGCCTTGCTCGACGTATCTACGCTCGAAGAACATAAAATCAGTTACCGATTACCCGACAAGCTACACGCAGACGAGGCGAAGCCGTGGTGAGGTATGACGGTCTTTATCCACCAATATATAAATGAGGAAATCATTCGCTTGGTGAACTCGTCGCCGCACTTAATCCGAAATGGTCGAAGGAGTGTTTCTTTTGCGATTAGAACGCTACACCGCTGTCATTTTGCGCTATCGATGGTTGGTCGTTGCGCTCGCAACGCTGGTCATGCTGGCATTGACGGCAGGTGTTCGCTTCATTACTGTCACGAACGATTACCGCATTCTGTTTGGTGAAGACAATCCGCAACTCCTCGCTTTCGACGCTCTGGAGAACACGTATTCGGCCTCCAATACGGCACTGATTGCCATTGCGCCCCGAGATGGCTCGGTGTTCACCCGCGAGGCGCTTGGCGCGGTTGAAGAATTGACCGAAGCCGCGTGGCGTGCGCCTTATTCCAGTCGCGTCAATTCCCTTACCAATTATACCCATAGCGAAGCACTTGATGACGATTTGGTTGTCGCTCCGCTCGTTGACGACGCATCTTCTCTGAGCGATGTCGATGTGGTGCGTATCGAGAAGATCGCGTTGGACGCAATCGAAATTGCCGGGCGTCTGGTGTCTCATGATAGACGCACGGCCGGGGTGGCTATTAATTTTATTCTGCCCAAAAATCACGACCAGGCAGTGATCGAAATTACCGATTATCTCGATTCGATCCTGAGTCAAGCCCGTACGAGCCATCCGGATATCGATTATTACCTGACTGGCGATGTGGTCATGCATCGGACTTTTGCCGATGTCACGAAGAGCGACATGGAGACTCTGACACCTGTTGTATTTCTCATCATTGTAGGTGCCACAATTATTCTCCTGCGTTCGATTCTCAGCACTTTGGCCATTGTTGCCGTGATCGTGTTTGTCATCAATACGACTATGGGATTCGCCGGCTGGAATGGCGTGGTGTTCAGCCCCACCAATGCCGGCGTGCCGATTATTGTCATGGTGATCGCCATCGCGGATTCAATCCACATTGTCACGAGTGTTTTACTGGGTATGAGGCGCGGTCTGGACAGAAATGCGGCGATTGTTGAGTCGATCCGCATCAATGCCTATCCGATATTTATTACCTCGGTCACGACGGCGATTGGATTCCTCAGCCTGAATGCCTCAGATTCACCGCCTTTTCACATTTTGGGCAATTACGTGGCATTTGGCGTCTTGTGCGCGCTTGTTTACACTATGACGCTATTGCCGGCATTGCTTTCGATTCTGCCATTGCGCGCGTCTCTTGTGCAGTCTCAGAGGACGGCTTTTTTTGACCGCTTTGCTGACTTTGTCATCGCTCGGCGCAATTTTTTGCTCTGGTTCGTCACTGCGGTTGTCGTTGTCCTGATACTCGGTGTCTCCCGCATTGAGTTGAGCGATAATATGGCGCAGTATTTTGATGATCGCTACGAGTTCCGGCGCGATACGGATTATATTATTGATAATCTGACTGGTCTGGATAAGCTGGAATATTCGCTGAGTGCAGGGCGCGAAGGTGGTATTACTGATCCGGAGTATCTGCGCCAGGTCGATGCTTTTGCCGAGTGGTACCGGGCGCAACCCGAAGTGACCCATGTCCAGGCATTTTCGGATATTATGAAACGTCTCAATAAAAATATGCACGGCGACGATCCAGCTTTTTATCGCTTGCCCAAAGACCCGGACCTCGCGGCGCAGTACCTGTTGCTCTACGAGTTTTCGCTTCCGTTCGGTAGCGATCTCAACGACCGCATAGATGTCGCCAAATCCGCTACGCGTCTGAGTGTCGTGACCAGGAATGCGTGGTCTCGAGATTTGCGTGAACTCGATAAGCGTGCGCAGGTGTGGCTCCAGGCCAATGCACCCGCTTTTGCACACGAAGCATCGGGTCTGAGCATTGTTTTTGCCCATCTGTCCCTGCGAAATATCAATAGTATGTTGCGCGGTACGATCACTGCGATGGCACTCATTTCATTCATTCTGATCTGGATTTTCAAAAGTGTTCGGGTGGGTCTCCTCAGCTTGTTGCCCAATTTTATCCCCGCGATTATGAGTTTTGGCCTGTGGGGCTATCTCGTCGGCCATGTGGGGATTGCCTCTTCGGTGGTGATCGCCGTTGTTTTTGGAATTGTTGTGGATGATACGATTCATTTTCTGAGCAAATATCTGAAGGCCCGGCGCGATGGCCTTCCCGCACCCGAAGCTGTGCGCTATACCTTTAACACGGTGGGCCATGCGTTATGGACGACGACCGCAGTGTTGTCAGTGGGCTTTCTGGTGTTCGCCACATCGGGATTTGAGGTGAGTTGGGCACTCGGTCTTTTGGTCACGATTACGATTGTCTTCGCGCTTGTTGCCGACTTTTTACTTTTGCCAACTCTACTGATTGCTATTGATCGGAGAAATTCATGATACCAATACGACCAATACACCTGTTTTTCGCGCTTTGTCCAATTATTTTGTTTTGTCTCGGTGTGTCATCACCTGCTCGTTCCGAAAGTGCAGAGGAAACCGGGTTGAAAATCGCTCAGGATTCCCAGGATCGCGAGAAGGGTTTTGGTAATTTTACGGCTCAGCAAACCATGGTGTTGCGCAACAAACACGGGCAAGAGAGCCGGCGCCAACTCCGGGTAAAGGTTCTCGAAGTCTCCGAAGATGGCGACAAAAGTCTGTTTGTGTTCGATGAACCGCGCGATGTCAAGGGAACGGCGTTGCTTATTCACGCTCATCGGGAAAGCGCGGACGACCAATGGCTTTATTTGCCCGCTCTGAAACGCGTCAAACGCATTAGTTCGTCCAACCAGTCCGGCTCTTTTATGGGGAGTGAATTTGCTTATGAGGACCTGACCCCTCAGGCTGTGGAGAAATTTACCTATCGTTACCTGCGCGACGAGGCATATGGCGATTTGACATGCACGGTTACAGAACGCTTTTCCGTGGATAAGAAATCGGGCTATAGCCGCCAGGTGGTCTGGAGGGATAAGGACGAGCTTCGCGTCTGGAAAGTGGAGTATTACGACCGCAAGGATGCCCATCTGAAGACACTCACTCTGGGGAATTATGCGCAGTATCTGGAGCGTTATTGGCGTGCTGGTGAGATGACGATGGTCAATCATTTAACCGGGAAAAGTACCGTTCTGACCTGGACGGATTTTGAGTTTCAGGCTGATCTCAACGATCGCGATTTCACACAAACTGGGCTGAAACGGGTGCGTTGATGTTACGTCGTACCGCTCTTCATATTTTACCTTTCGGCGCTGTCTGGATTTTGGTTCTGGTCTTTGCTGTTGGCGCACATGCCGAAATTGGGATTGACCGCGATTTTTCCGGGCGCGTGAATGTCGAAAGCCGATGGTTTCCCCGGGCCGGTGTTTTTTCCGGTCAGGGGGCACAGGCCATCGGTTTTGTTGTAGTACCCAACCTCTATCTCGCAGACGCTGAGGGTAGGAGTTTCACGCTATCGCCATTTTTTCGCTATGACAAAGCGGATCCACGCCGCACCCATGCCGATCTGCGAGAAGCCTATTTTCTGGTATTCGGCGAAATCGGCGATGGCGAATGGGAGTTGCGCGTGGGTATTGATCAGGTCTTCTGGGGCGTTACGGAATCGCAACATCTGGTCGATGTTGTCAATCAGATCGATCTGGTGGAACATCCAAATGGAGAGGCTAAGCTGGGGCAGCCGATGGTCAATATTACCTGGTCCAGCGATTGGGGAGTAGTGGAATTTTTTGTTTTACCGTATCACAGGGTGCGCACGTTTCCGGGCGAATCCGGCCGCCTGCGCCTTCCACTTGTTGTAAATGATGAGCAGATTGAGTATGAGAGCGAGGCGTATCTGGATTTTGCCGCGCGGTACAGTCAGAGTTTTGGCGCTTTCGATGTTGGCCTGAGTGTGTTTAACGGTACCAGCCGGGAGCCTTTTCTGATGCCGGGTGCGGATAGTAGTGGAGCGCCGGTATTGGTTCAGTTCTACGATCAGATCCGGCAGTTTGGGCTGGATGCGCAACTGACTGTCGGTTCCTGGTTGTTCAAGGTAGAAGCGATTCAGCGTGTGGGTGCCCGAAATCTGCTGGGTATAGAAGAAGATTATGTGGCTTCTGTTTTTGGTGGCGAATACACGTTTTATTCCGTATTTGGTTCGGCCTTTGATGTCAGTTTGCTCGGCGAATGGAATTACGACGGACGGGGGCGTAATGCGACCCCGAGTCGCTCGCCCAATACGCTCGAGAATGATTTCTTTTTTGCCACGCGCATTGCGTTCAACGATGTTCAGAGTACTGAAATTGTCGCGAGTATTCTGGGGGATGCGGGTCGTTCTACACGCGCACTATCTGTCGAATTGGACCGGCGCATCTCTGATCAGTTGTCTCTGAATATAGAGGCGATTCATCTTCTCTCTATTGACAAAGCAGATATCCACTACGATACGCGCCGCGATAGTTTTATTGATGTGAGTCTGATGTACAATTTTTAGTTGTTGCACAATCTCTAATTAAAAAACAAAATCCCCGCCCGGGAAGATCAGGCGGGGGTTTGTTTGTATAGAAGGAGCGATCACATTACGCCAGGTTCCATACCCGGTTCGCCCGCGTGATAGGACGCCAGGCACCAGGGGTCTCGGGTTTCTTTGCGGAAGGTGCGAACTTTTTGTCGCATGGATTCGGCGATGTCCTGAACTGCGGGATCGTCGATGATGTTGGTGGACTCCATGGGGTCGTTTTCAATGTCGAAGAGGGCTTCGGCATCCTGGTGTAGAAATTTTTCCGTGCGGCGTTTGCCCATTTCCAGATTTTCTCGGCGAATGGCCTGCCAGGTGGGCGATGCCCACAGGTCACTGGGCAAAGGTGTGGTGATTTCGGGATAGAGA encodes the following:
- a CDS encoding DUF2236 domain-containing protein; amino-acid sequence: MQIPSSYQPGYEKALLTDPDLAKTYIQHTLIGDPDADALINGLAGIDEKQQGEFIRAGMDLDEEKLRDAPQAVRAFFEKVGTPPAWFDPESVYPGCRGFQAYSDLFLTSFVVDIIVQGFTTLISQSFFTTGRLTDQGVRRLKQNILHLLEIMLPGGLERYGEGWKLSVRLRLVHAQVRRHLLASEEWDYDAHGMPISTAHIALASCNFSGMLLRSATRIGARLNDEERDSFMQIWRYTAHLMGVPEALLFSNETEACETYRVGYICEPPPGLEAIAMANSVIASAPYVIGIKDEKERDNLSGFGYRLSRALIGDELADQLMFPKSRTSGPGTLVYLRLRRRIQDILDVLLWWRPGHRTQSFMALLDVSTLEEHKISYRLPDKLHADEAKPW
- a CDS encoding MMPL family transporter translates to MVEGVFLLRLERYTAVILRYRWLVVALATLVMLALTAGVRFITVTNDYRILFGEDNPQLLAFDALENTYSASNTALIAIAPRDGSVFTREALGAVEELTEAAWRAPYSSRVNSLTNYTHSEALDDDLVVAPLVDDASSLSDVDVVRIEKIALDAIEIAGRLVSHDRRTAGVAINFILPKNHDQAVIEITDYLDSILSQARTSHPDIDYYLTGDVVMHRTFADVTKSDMETLTPVVFLIIVGATIILLRSILSTLAIVAVIVFVINTTMGFAGWNGVVFSPTNAGVPIIVMVIAIADSIHIVTSVLLGMRRGLDRNAAIVESIRINAYPIFITSVTTAIGFLSLNASDSPPFHILGNYVAFGVLCALVYTMTLLPALLSILPLRASLVQSQRTAFFDRFADFVIARRNFLLWFVTAVVVVLILGVSRIELSDNMAQYFDDRYEFRRDTDYIIDNLTGLDKLEYSLSAGREGGITDPEYLRQVDAFAEWYRAQPEVTHVQAFSDIMKRLNKNMHGDDPAFYRLPKDPDLAAQYLLLYEFSLPFGSDLNDRIDVAKSATRLSVVTRNAWSRDLRELDKRAQVWLQANAPAFAHEASGLSIVFAHLSLRNINSMLRGTITAMALISFILIWIFKSVRVGLLSLLPNFIPAIMSFGLWGYLVGHVGIASSVVIAVVFGIVVDDTIHFLSKYLKARRDGLPAPEAVRYTFNTVGHALWTTTAVLSVGFLVFATSGFEVSWALGLLVTITIVFALVADFLLLPTLLIAIDRRNS
- a CDS encoding outer membrane lipoprotein-sorting protein, which translates into the protein MIPIRPIHLFFALCPIILFCLGVSSPARSESAEETGLKIAQDSQDREKGFGNFTAQQTMVLRNKHGQESRRQLRVKVLEVSEDGDKSLFVFDEPRDVKGTALLIHAHRESADDQWLYLPALKRVKRISSSNQSGSFMGSEFAYEDLTPQAVEKFTYRYLRDEAYGDLTCTVTERFSVDKKSGYSRQVVWRDKDELRVWKVEYYDRKDAHLKTLTLGNYAQYLERYWRAGEMTMVNHLTGKSTVLTWTDFEFQADLNDRDFTQTGLKRVR